The following proteins are co-located in the Telopea speciosissima isolate NSW1024214 ecotype Mountain lineage chromosome 9, Tspe_v1, whole genome shotgun sequence genome:
- the LOC122640959 gene encoding uncharacterized protein LOC122640959: protein MPSGAKKRKQDKKKKEKAANNHSTTNTKQVLGNDDLKTHEEKDSDGGEISSPKSQPDHRSLTENEEQGEVDRQVRDSHTSASVVVANSKSMEVSQNGTGNGETENNQNEVPEEVEVVQDIEVTRELKLEEDEVVKDIQVTRVLKADEVSECKDDNIESVERDASSSSSSSSSDNESPLADKNSYVIESGEMEEEEKSGGSVMETTPDVDSAEKLEEERMATSVMDTATVVDLTGKLDETKSPASVMEITYTVDLAEPVGSLTEEVTEAFASSTIVDTGVSDEIDLASKDKEEISLPSSNKTVGALDVIDSVAKESEDKMLQPSDTPIVETSGTGSAELLKDHAIPESSVNQPLLSTVPPAVERTSWKSCCGIFDFLKG from the exons ATGCCATCAGGTGCAAAGAAGAGAAAGCaagacaagaaaaagaaagaaaaggccGCCAACAACCACTCAACTACTAACACTAAACAAG TGTTAGGAAATGATGATCTGAAAACCCATGAGGAGAAAGACAGTGACGGTGGTGAAATCAGTTCCCCTAAATCACAGCCTGACCATCGCTCATTAACGGAAAACGAAGAACAGGGGGAGGTGGATAGGCAGGTTCGGGATTCTCATACTTCTGCATCGGTTGTTGTCGCCAATTCTAAATCCATGGAAGTTTCCCAAAATGGCACCGGCAACGGCGAAACGGAAAATAACCAAAACGAGGTGCCAGAGGAGGTGGAGGTTGTTCAGGATATTGAGGTTACTAGGGAATTGAAGCTAGAGGAGGATGAAGTTGTTAAGGACattcaggttacgagggtgttGAAGGCTGATGAGGTTTCTGAGTGCAAAGATGATAATATTGAGTCTGTTGAGCGAGATGCTAGTAGCtccagtagtagtagcagttcTGATAATGAATCCCCATTGGCCGATAAGAATTCCTACGTGATTGAATCAGGGgagatggaagaggaagaaaagagtgGTGGTTCAGTCATGGAAACCACACCCGATGTTGATTCAGCAGAGAAATTGGAGGAGGAGAGGATGGCTACTTCAGTTATGGACACTGCCACTGTTGTCGATTTGACAGGGAAGTTGGATGAAACGAAGAGTCCTGCTTCAGTCATGGAAATTACATACACTGTTGATTTAGCCGAGCCAGTTGGTTCATTGACTGAGGAGGTGACTGAAGCTTTTGCATCCAGTACTATTGTGGATACTGGGGTTTCTGATGAGATTGATTTGGCATCGAAGGATAAAGAGGAGATATCATTGCCATCTTCAAATAAAACTGTGGGGGCCTTGGATGTAATTGATTCAGTGGCAAAGGAAAGTGAAGATAAGATGTTGCAACCTTCTGATACTCCAATTGTTGAAACTAGTGGTACTGGTAGTGCTGAATTACTCAAAGACCATGCAATTCCAGAAAGCTCAGTAAACCAG CCACTGTTGAGTACAGTTCCTCCGGCAGTAGAAAGGACTTCTTGGAAGAGTTGCTGCGGCATATTTGATTTTCTGAAAGGCTAG